A section of the Primulina eburnea isolate SZY01 chromosome 1, ASM2296580v1, whole genome shotgun sequence genome encodes:
- the LOC140841208 gene encoding probable protein phosphatase 2C 27 isoform X2 gives MLGIKSPSDINSSFQPIFRSGSCGEKGPKQYMEDEHICIDNLAHHLGEIAGSPSFGAFYGVFDGHGGTDAAQFVKNNILKFITEDSFFPVCLEKAIKSAFLKADYVFADDSSLDISSGTTALTAFISERTLVVANAGDCRAVLGKRGKAIEMSRDHKPNYTSERLRIEKLGGAIYDGYLNGQLSVSRALGDWHMKGPKGSSCPLSASPELQATVLTEEDEFLIIGCDGLWDVMSSQCAITMARKELMLHNDPERCSRELVREALKRNTCDNLTVIVICFSQDPPPRIEIPPSRVRRSISAEGLNLLKGVLEGN, from the exons ATGTTGGGGATTAAGTCACCATCAGATATAAATTCAAGCTTTCAACCCATCTTCCGGTCTGGAAGCTGCGGTGAGAAAGGACCAAAGCAGTATATGGAGGATGAACATATTTGCATAGACAACTTGGCTCACCATTTAGGTGAAATTGCAGGTTCCCCTTCATTTGGAGCTTTCTACGGG GTGTTTGATGGTCATGGAGGTACAGATGCAGCACAATTTGTCAAGAATAATATTCTGAAGTTCATAACTGAGGACTCCTTTTTCCCAGTTTGTCTGGAAAAAGCAATCAAGAGTGCATTTCTTAAGGCTGATTATGTTTTTGCTGATGATAGTTCCCTAGACATATCTTCTGGTACAACAGCATTGACTGCATTCATATCTGAAAg AACATTGGTAGTCGCCAATGCTGGAGACTGTCGAGCAGTGCTGGGGAAAAGAGGGAAAGCAATAGAAATGTCCAGAGATCATAAGCCGAACTACACGTCAGAAAGACTCAGAATCGAAAAACTTGGAGGAGCTATATATGACGGCTACCTTAATGGTCAACTATCTGTCTCACGAGCGCTTGGTGACTGGCACATGAAGGGACCAAAAGGATCCTCATGCCCTTTAAGTGCCAGCCCAGAGTTACAGGCAACTGTCTTGACAGAAGAGGATGAGTTCTTGATCATTGGATGTGATGGCCTGTGGGATGTTATGAGCAGTCAATGTGCCATCACAATGGCAAGGAAAGAGTTGATGCTGCATAACGATCCTGAAAGATGCTCGAGAGAGTTAGTTAGGGAAGCGTTGAAACGCAATACTTGTGATAACTTGACAGTTATAGTGATTTGTTTCTCTCAGGATCCTCCACCTCGGATAGAGATACCTCCTAGTCGAGTCCGGAGGAGTATATCTGCTGAAGGGTTGAATCTTCTTAAAGGTGTTCTGGAAGGTAACTAG
- the LOC140841208 gene encoding probable protein phosphatase 2C 27 isoform X1 — protein MAGDIYSTPPLTNGKDCYGEDDYKVSVLSEDIPENIEEGKQIVNRKPPRHLSVVRHSISTTTLVSPTDFDFELGMLGIKSPSDINSSFQPIFRSGSCGEKGPKQYMEDEHICIDNLAHHLGEIAGSPSFGAFYGVFDGHGGTDAAQFVKNNILKFITEDSFFPVCLEKAIKSAFLKADYVFADDSSLDISSGTTALTAFISERTLVVANAGDCRAVLGKRGKAIEMSRDHKPNYTSERLRIEKLGGAIYDGYLNGQLSVSRALGDWHMKGPKGSSCPLSASPELQATVLTEEDEFLIIGCDGLWDVMSSQCAITMARKELMLHNDPERCSRELVREALKRNTCDNLTVIVICFSQDPPPRIEIPPSRVRRSISAEGLNLLKGVLEGN, from the exons ATGGCTGGGGATATTTATTCTACACCTCCACTAACTAATGGCAAAGATTGTTATGGTGAGGACGATTATAAAGTTTCAGTTTTGAGTGAGGATATACCTGAGAACATCGAAGAAGGAAAGCAAATAGTTAACAGGAAACCACCACGGCATCTTTCTGTTGTACGTCACTCTATCAGCACCACCACATTGGTGTCACCTACTGATTTT GATTTTGAGCTTGGAATGTTGGGGATTAAGTCACCATCAGATATAAATTCAAGCTTTCAACCCATCTTCCGGTCTGGAAGCTGCGGTGAGAAAGGACCAAAGCAGTATATGGAGGATGAACATATTTGCATAGACAACTTGGCTCACCATTTAGGTGAAATTGCAGGTTCCCCTTCATTTGGAGCTTTCTACGGG GTGTTTGATGGTCATGGAGGTACAGATGCAGCACAATTTGTCAAGAATAATATTCTGAAGTTCATAACTGAGGACTCCTTTTTCCCAGTTTGTCTGGAAAAAGCAATCAAGAGTGCATTTCTTAAGGCTGATTATGTTTTTGCTGATGATAGTTCCCTAGACATATCTTCTGGTACAACAGCATTGACTGCATTCATATCTGAAAg AACATTGGTAGTCGCCAATGCTGGAGACTGTCGAGCAGTGCTGGGGAAAAGAGGGAAAGCAATAGAAATGTCCAGAGATCATAAGCCGAACTACACGTCAGAAAGACTCAGAATCGAAAAACTTGGAGGAGCTATATATGACGGCTACCTTAATGGTCAACTATCTGTCTCACGAGCGCTTGGTGACTGGCACATGAAGGGACCAAAAGGATCCTCATGCCCTTTAAGTGCCAGCCCAGAGTTACAGGCAACTGTCTTGACAGAAGAGGATGAGTTCTTGATCATTGGATGTGATGGCCTGTGGGATGTTATGAGCAGTCAATGTGCCATCACAATGGCAAGGAAAGAGTTGATGCTGCATAACGATCCTGAAAGATGCTCGAGAGAGTTAGTTAGGGAAGCGTTGAAACGCAATACTTGTGATAACTTGACAGTTATAGTGATTTGTTTCTCTCAGGATCCTCCACCTCGGATAGAGATACCTCCTAGTCGAGTCCGGAGGAGTATATCTGCTGAAGGGTTGAATCTTCTTAAAGGTGTTCTGGAAGGTAACTAG